Genomic window (Flavobacterium oreochromis):
ACTTAGGAAAAATTGCCGCATTTATACTCATAATTAACATTCGAGGAATAATAACAACTTTTAATGCTAAATCATAGATTGCTACATCTCTCATTGTTAAAAAAAACCAATAAAAAGAGGAATACTATATTCTTTAATAGTTCCTGCTAAGTATGTATAGAAAAAAGGAAGAGCTTCCTTCAAATAAATGAATGATTCAGATAATGGTTTTATAGTAATTTTTAGGCCTTTAGAGAGAACTATAAAAAAAGCAATTATACCTGCCAAAACATTACCTAATGACATAATTGCAACATATATTAAAAGATCTTCTTTTGATTTCACGAAAAAGAAAACAAATGGCAAAGTAATAAACTTAGATAAAATTTGTATGTATGTAACAACTCTCATTTTTTGAATTCCTTGAAAAAACCACTGAGGAAAAAGAATTGCAGAAATGTTCGTAACAAAAAGTATAGTAAAAAGTAACTTATTATTTATAAATATCGGTACAGAAAAAAGGAGTATCAAAAAAACTATCGAAGATATAACAAACAAAAAAAGCTTAGCTGTAAAAATATGAGATAAAATATTACTTAAAGCAATATTGTTATCAACATTTACTGAAACTGTTTTTACAGATGGTAATTCTAAGCCAAAGTTTACAAAAAATAAAAAATAAGCAGCAATAGAGTTAGCAAAAACAAATATTCCATAAGATTCTACACCTAAAACCCTAATTAAATATGGATATACCAATAAATAGAAAAAAGAATTTAAAACTTGCAAAATAGTCATAAAGAAATAATTCTCTATGACTTTTTTATTTTCTTTAGCAATGCGTAAAATCTTATTAATTTTTTCTTTCATCAAATAAACTTACTTTCTATTATAATCATCTTCTACCCTTACAATATCATCTTCGCCAAAATATGTACCGTATTGAACTTCGATAAAAATTAAAGGGTTATTCGTTTTATTTTCGATTCTATGGTGAGCTCCCTGAGGTATTTGAGCAACTTGTCCAGGGCAATAATCTTGAATATTATTGTTAATAGTTATAGTGCCTATACCTTCTATAATTGTCCACACTTCACTTCTTTTAAAATGATATTGTAAAGAAAGTCTTCCTCCAGGATTAACTAAAATTCTTTTTACCTTATGTGTTGAGGCATTTCCCAACACCCAATATTCACCCCAAGGTCTTACATCGTGTTCCATATCTTTTATTTTATTAAAGGAGAGTCAATTTTCTCTAATTTTTCATATATATTTTTTACCTCCTGAGAATTTTCTTTTCTAAGAATTAAATTAGCATCTTCAGTTTCAACTAAAATTGTATTTTGAAGTCCAAGAAATTGAAAAAATTTATCCTTAAAACCTATATACATATTACCATTCTCATCAGGTTCATTTCCGTTATTAGCAAAATACTCATATAAAGATTCAAAAGAACCTAAATCAGACCAACCAAAATCTCCTAAAACTACTTTGATCTTATTACTTCTCTCCATAACTGCATAATCAATACTCTTAGAAATAATATTCTCCATGTAAGAAGTTTGTAGAATTCCATCAATAGAATTATCCCACGCAAACTTAGAGGCCTCAAATATTTTAGGTTCAAATTTAAGCAATTCATCTAACAATACCGATACTTTAAAACAAAACATTCCACTATTCCAGAAGAATTTTTTTGCATTAAGGAATGAAATCGCTGTTTCTTTATTTGGTTTTTCTCTAAAACTAATGACATTTTCACCATCGCTTTCAATGTATCCGAAACCAGTTTCAGGTTTAGTTGGTATGATACCAAAAGTAACAATATTACCTTGTTCTGCTAAAGTTATAGCATGATTAACACTTTTATGGTAATTTTCAACATCAACTATAATATGATCTGAAGGTACTACAAGTAAAATATCATCTAAATTTGAAGCAAAAGCTGAAAAAGCAATAGCTGCAGCAGTATTTTTAGGTAAAGTTTCAGTAATCTTTAAAAAATCAATTCCTAAATTAGTAAATTCATTAGAGCCTAACTCAACATTACTTTCGTTACCTACAAGTATAAATTTATTAGTTATACTAATGTTTCTATCAATAGTTAATGAAAATAAATTTTTATTATTAAACAAAGGTAAATATTGCTTAGGCACACTCTTTCTAGAAAGTGGCCAAAGACGACTACCTATACCTCCTGACAATATAACTGTACTTATCTTATTCATAATTAGCAACCTATTTAGAAACTTTTCTTAAATACTCCGCATAAGTACTCTTACCAAGTCCTTCTGCACATTTACCAAATTCCTCTTTAGAAATAAATCCTTTACGATAAGCTACCTCTTCAATACATGCAATTTTTAAACCTGTTCTTTTTTCTACAGCTTTCACAAATTCGGTTGCTTCAGTTAACGATTCATGTGTACCAGTATCTAACCAAGCGAAACCTCGTCCCATTAATTGCAGATTTAATTCACCTTGTTCCAAGTACCTTTGGTTCACGGTAGTAATTTCTAATTCGCCACGATCTGATGGCTTTACATTTTTAGCAATTTCAACAACTGAATTTGGATAAAAATAAAGTCCTACTACTGCAAAATTAGATTTTGGTTCTACAGGCTTTTCTTCAATTGATAATACTTTACCATTAGGATCAAATTCAGCTACACCATAGCGTTCGGGATCATCTACATAGTATCCAAACACTGTAGCTTCATTCTTTTCCTTTACAATATTTACAGCGTTCGTTAATAAGTTTTGTAATCCTGCACCGTAGAAAATATTATCTCCAAGGATTAAACACACATCGTCATCACCTATAAATTCTTGTCCTAAAATGAATGCTTGTGCTAATCCATCAGGTGAGGGTTGTTCTACATACGACAATTGCATTCCCAATTGGCTTCCATCTCCAAATAATCGCTTAAAATTAGGCAAATCATGAGGTGTAGAAATAATTAAAATCTCCTTTATTCCTGCTAACATTAATACAGAAAGCGGGTAATAAATCATGGGTTTATCATAAACAGGTAACAATTGTTTTGATACCACTTGCGTTAAAGGATGCAAGCGAGTCCCCGAACCTCCTGCTAAAATTATTCCTTTCATAATTATTTTTTTAGCCAAAAGCAAAAAATAAGACTTTATAAAAGTCCATTATTCCTTTATTAGTTTGTTTTATTGATATTGTTTTTCGTAATATTTTGCGTATTCTCCTGAAGTGACATTATTTAGCCATCCTGTATTTTCTAAATACCAATTAATTGTTTCTTCTAAACCTTCTTCAAAGGTAACAGATGGTGACCAACCTAATTCTTTATTTATTTTTGAGGCATCGATTGCATAACGCAAATCATGTCCTGGTCTATCTTTTACATATGTAATTAACTCAGCTGATTCTCCTTCATTTCGACCAAGTTTCTGATCCATTTTTTGACAAAGTAAACGAACTAAATCAATATTTTTCCATTCATTAAAACCTCCTATATTATAGGTTTCATGATTCTTTCCCTTATGAAAAACTAAATCTATTGCAACCGCATGATCTTTTACGAATAACCAATCACGAGTATAATTACCATCTCCGTAAACAGGCAATGGTTTCTTATTGATAATATTATTAATGAAAAGAGGAATTAATTTTTCTGGAAAATGATAGGGACCATAATTATTTGAACAATTAGTCAACACGTAAGGTAATCCATAAGTTTCTCCATATGCACGTACAAAGTGATCGGAACTTGCTTTAGAAGCTGAATAGGGTGAATTAGGGTCATAAGATGTTGTTTCTGTAAATAAACCTGACGTTCCTAGAGTTCCATAAACTTCATCAGTAGATATGTGATAAAAACGTTTTCCTTCGTAATTATCCCCCCAAATCATCTTAGCAGCATTAAGCAAATTAACAGTCCCTATTATATTAGTTTTAACAAAAGCTAAAGGATCTGTAATTGAGCGATCTACATGTGACTCAGCTGCCAAATGTAAAACTCCTTCAAATTGATATTCTTGAAAGATTTGATCAATAAAATCAGCATCTACTATATCTCCCTTTAAGAAGGTATAATTAGGCTCATCTTGTATATCTTTTATATTTTCTAAATTACCTGCGTAAGTCAAAGCGTCTAAATTATAGATATGATAATTTGAATATTTTTTAACAAATTGTCTTACTACATGTGAACCTATGAATCCTGCTCCACCTGTAATTAATATATTTTTTCTCATTTTAAAAAATCATTTAGTTTGAAGATGACCCTACTGCTGAATACACGAAACCTATTTCTTGCATATAACTACGATCTAAAATATTTCTACCATCAAAAATAAAAGCTGGCTTTAACATAGTATCATATATTTTTTTCCAATCGTACTCCTTAAATTCATCCCATTCAGTCAAAATAGCTATAGCATGTGCCTCATTACAAGCTAAATAAGGATCTGTCACTACTTTTAACTCTTCTATTTTTTGTCCTATATCTATCAAAACTTGTTGTTCTGCAACTTTAGGGTCATAAACCGTTACATTAGCTTGTTCCGCTACCAAATCTTTAGCCACATTTATAGCTGCTGATTCACGTGTATCATTTGTATCTTTTTAAAAGCCCAACCTAATATTGCTATTTTTTTCCCTGATACTGTATTATATAAGGTTTTTACGATATTTTTAGCAAAACGATGTTTTTGATGATCATTCATAATGATAACTTGTTCCCAATAATCAGCAACTTCATTTAAACCATAAGATTTAGCAATATAAACAAGATTTAAGATGTCTTTTTGAAAACAAGAACCACCAAATCCTACTGATGCTTTTAAAAACTTAGCTCCTATTCGAGAATCCATTCCTATTGCCTTGGCTACTTCGTTTATGTCTGCTCCTGTCTTTTCACAAACTTCTGAAATAGCATTGATAGAAGATACACGCTGAGCTAAAAAAGCATTAGCTGTTAACTTAGAAAGTTCGGAAGACCATACATTTGTAGTCAAAATTCTTTCTGTTGGGACCCAATGTTGATATATTTCTACTAATGCTTGAATTGCATCTTTATTTTCGCCTCCAATTAATACACGATCTGGCGCATGTAAATCCTCTACAGCAGTTCCTTCGGCTAAAAACTCAGGATTAGATAATATATGAAAAGCAACACCATTACCTGTATGGTCTAAAATACTTTTTAATGCTTCAGCTGTTCTTACTGGAAGCGTCGATTTTTCAACTACAATTTTATCTGTTTTTGCTACACGTGCAATCTGACGAGCACAGAGTTCTATGTATTTTAAATCTGCAGCCATACCTTTACCTGCACCATAAGTTTTAGTAGGTGTATTTACTGATATAAAAATCATATCAGCCTCATCAATAGCTCTATCTACTTCAGTAGAAAAGAATAAATTTCTACCTCTAGCTTCTGATACAACTTTATCGAGTCCAGGTTCATATACTGGTAACTTTGAAAGGTCTAAATCATTCCAAGCTGCAATCCTTACTTCATTTAAATCAACAACTGTTACATTAATTTCAGGGCATTTTTGAGCTATTACTGCCATAGTAGGTCCCCCAACATAACCTGCACCTATACAGCAAATATTCTTTACCTTCATTCAAGTAGTATTAATAAGAAAGTTTACAAAGCTACAACTTTCCGTCGACATTACAATGTAATATTCCTTTTACATCATAAATAATTGCCTTTTCTTTTTAAATTTATCGAAGTCAATTGATAAAAATTCATTATGAGCAACCCCTAAAACGATTGCATCAAAAAGCTCATTAGGTAAACTTGTTGAAGCTATCAAACCATACTCTCTTTCAACTTCTTTTACATCA
Coding sequences:
- the rfbB gene encoding dTDP-glucose 4,6-dehydratase produces the protein MRKNILITGGAGFIGSHVVRQFVKKYSNYHIYNLDALTYAGNLENIKDIQDEPNYTFLKGDIVDADFIDQIFQEYQFEGVLHLAAESHVDRSITDPLAFVKTNIIGTVNLLNAAKMIWGDNYEGKRFYHISTDEVYGTLGTSGLFTETTSYDPNSPYSASKASSDHFVRAYGETYGLPYVLTNCSNNYGPYHFPEKLIPLFINNIINKKPLPVYGDGNYTRDWLFVKDHAVAIDLVFHKGKNHETYNIGGFNEWKNIDLVRLLCQKMDQKLGRNEGESAELITYVKDRPGHDLRYAIDASKINKELGWSPSVTFEEGLEETINWYLENTGWLNNVTSGEYAKYYEKQYQ
- a CDS encoding phosphomannose isomerase type II C-terminal cupin domain, which encodes MEHDVRPWGEYWVLGNASTHKVKRILVNPGGRLSLQYHFKRSEVWTIIEGIGTITINNNIQDYCPGQVAQIPQGAHHRIENKTNNPLIFIEVQYGTYFGEDDIVRVEDDYNRK
- a CDS encoding oligosaccharide flippase family protein; translated protein: MKEKINKILRIAKENKKVIENYFFMTILQVLNSFFYLLVYPYLIRVLGVESYGIFVFANSIAAYFLFFVNFGLELPSVKTVSVNVDNNIALSNILSHIFTAKLFLFVISSIVFLILLFSVPIFINNKLLFTILFVTNISAILFPQWFFQGIQKMRVVTYIQILSKFITLPFVFFFVKSKEDLLIYVAIMSLGNVLAGIIAFFIVLSKGLKITIKPLSESFIYLKEALPFFYTYLAGTIKEYSIPLFIGFF
- the rfbA gene encoding glucose-1-phosphate thymidylyltransferase RfbA, with the protein product MKGIILAGGSGTRLHPLTQVVSKQLLPVYDKPMIYYPLSVLMLAGIKEILIISTPHDLPNFKRLFGDGSQLGMQLSYVEQPSPDGLAQAFILGQEFIGDDDVCLILGDNIFYGAGLQNLLTNAVNIVKEKNEATVFGYYVDDPERYGVAEFDPNGKVLSIEEKPVEPKSNFAVVGLYFYPNSVVEIAKNVKPSDRGELEITTVNQRYLEQGELNLQLMGRGFAWLDTGTHESLTEATEFVKAVEKRTGLKIACIEEVAYRKGFISKEEFGKCAEGLGKSTYAEYLRKVSK
- a CDS encoding mannose-1-phosphate guanylyltransferase, encoding MNKISTVILSGGIGSRLWPLSRKSVPKQYLPLFNNKNLFSLTIDRNISITNKFILVGNESNVELGSNEFTNLGIDFLKITETLPKNTAAAIAFSAFASNLDDILLVVPSDHIIVDVENYHKSVNHAITLAEQGNIVTFGIIPTKPETGFGYIESDGENVISFREKPNKETAISFLNAKKFFWNSGMFCFKVSVLLDELLKFEPKIFEASKFAWDNSIDGILQTSYMENIISKSIDYAVMERSNKIKVVLGDFGWSDLGSFESLYEYFANNGNEPDENGNMYIGFKDKFFQFLGLQNTILVETEDANLILRKENSQEVKNIYEKLEKIDSPLIK